In Cydia strobilella chromosome 6, ilCydStro3.1, whole genome shotgun sequence, one DNA window encodes the following:
- the LOC134742229 gene encoding DNA polymerase eta translates to MEQENRVVVLIDMDCFYCQVEEKLNPELKGQPIAVVQYNPWKGGGIIAVNYVARARGVTRHMRGDEAKEKCPEIQLPSVPCNRGKANISKYRDAGIEVAKVLQTFTPLLERASIDEAYLDITAPIKERLKTLNISTINSDMMPNTFALGYDSIEQFISDVHNYGCDSIDFDHDHARMLLAGAVLVSEIRAAVFRETGYTCSAGIAHNKILAKLVCGMNKPNKQSVLPKHTVNILYKTLPVKKVKHLGGKFGLSVCGTLQINNMYELQKFSEKELQAKFDEKNGTWLYNIARGIDLEPVQAKFNPKSIGCCKNFKGKSAILDLENLTKWLKDLGDEIEDRLEKDAVDNNRAPRQMVASFSTLLPDGRGTSSSRSYNFVNEEELCAEFFSNKALELVMESVEGVKVKEGEANRKLKASITFLGISVGKFEDHSEKKTKKIMDFFTAGSSKDATTTNKSKETGPNESKAKDKRKNDKENMMRRFFKINENEEKSEKKLEETNIVPKESDESNPELPKDRRTVETKADDTQQKSDKDYIMQRFLNDKSDSKLKEPIIHRAEDSILNKRADIIDIKPPEQSSSGLESNLDKQESFFAKFLLKSDAVRPATPVCNVIPCGEDSNDTNCSGSTIELEINRSIALFDDDPEKTNRVSSMRELLNTTAIAVTELEEQGSDIELEGSPNLIHPEPIPSTATHLRHSPNELETFQCSECMKQVPVNMFDTHADYHLALKLRDEERQQVRNERLKPIPKTVVNSDSSAKKKQVEVKNESVCSIASFLVKVDNNVPTEKCGECGKRVPVEKLTEHLDFHEARKLSRQLNAKPSPVVPTNIKRKRSSGSPVKKTKMPCKSIQSFFGSNR, encoded by the exons ATGGAACAAGAAAATCGCGTTGTTGTGTTAATTGATATGGACTGTTTTTATTGCCAAGTTGAAGAGAAATTGAACCCCGAACTAAAGGGGCAACCTATTGCCGTCGTACAATATAACCCTTGGAAGGGTGGCGG CATAATAGCAGTGAACTATGTGGCCAGGGCTCGCGGAGTCACGCGCCATATGCGTGGAGACGAAGCGAAAGAAAAGTGTCCTGAAATACAGCTACCCTCAGTACCATGCAATAGAGGGAAGGCTAATATCTCAAA gTACAGAGATGCAGGTATAGAGGTGGCTAAAGTGCTGCAAACCTTCACTCCTCTCCTGGAGCGGGCCTCCATTGATGAAGCCTATTTAGATATTACTGCACCA aTTAAAGAAAGGTTAAAAACTTTGAACATAAGTACAATCAACAGTGACATGATGCCAAACACGTTTGCCCTGGGCTACGACAGCATTGAGCAGTTCATAAGTGACGTGCACAACTACGGCTGCGACTCTATCGACTTTGACCATGACCACGCCAGGATGTTGCTCGCTGGAGCTGTGCTCGTTAGCGAAATCAGGGCTGCTGTGTTCAGGGAAACTG GTTACACATGTTCAGCTGGCATTGCCCACAACAAGATCTTGGCCAAGCTGGTCTGCGGCATGAACAAGCCCAACAAACAGTCAGTGCTGCCGAAACACACTGTCAACATACTCTACAA AACTTTGCCAGTCAAAAAGGTGAAACATTTGGGAGGAAAGTTTGGGCTATCAGTCTGTGGTACGCTGCAAATTAACAACATGTATGAGCTGCAGAAATTCTCCGAAAAGGAACTTCAGGCAAAATTCGACGAGAAAAATGG GACATGGCTTTACAATATAGCGCGCGGGATCGACTTAGAGCCCGTTCAAGCAAAATTCAACCCAAAGAGCATAGGATGCTGCAAAAACTTCAAAGGCAAATCTGCTATACTTGACTTGGAGAATCTAACAAAATGGCTAAAGGACTTAGGAGATGAGATAGAAGATAGATTGGAAAAGGACGCAGTGGACAACAACCGGGCACCGAGGCAGATGGTTGCGAGCTTTTCAACATTGTTGCCGGACGGGAGAGGGACTAGTAGTTCAAGGTCATACAATTTTGTGAACGAGGAAGAGTTGTGTGCTGAATTCTTTTCAAATAAAGCCTTGGAATTAGTTATGGAGAGTGTTGAAGGTGTGAAAGTGAAAG agGGAGAAGCAAATAGAAAACTCAAAGCATCGATAACGTTTTTAGGCATTAGTGTCGGTAAATTTGAAGACCATTCAGAGAAGAAAACTAAGAAAATAATGGATTTCTTCACAGCCGGCTCTTCTAAAGATGCTACTACCACCAACAAATCCAAAGAAACGGGACCTAATGAATCAAAGGCTAAAGATAAACGAAAGAATGATAAAGAGAATATGATGCGTAGATTCTTCAAGATCAATGAAAATGAAGAGAAGTCTGAAAAGAAACTTGAAGAAACTAATATTGTACCAAAGGAAAGTGATGAATCCAACCCTGAATTACCGAAAGATAGAAGAACTGTTGAAACCAAAGCAGATGATACACAACAAAAATCTGACAAAGATTACATCATGCAAAgatttttgaatgataaatctGATAGTAAATTAAAAGAACCAATCATACATAGAGCAGAAGATAGTATATTAAATAAACGTGCAGATATAATTGACATAAAACCACCTGAGCAAAGTAGCTCCGGACTAGAATCGAACTTAGATAAACAAGAATCGTTTTTTGCAAAGTTCTTGCTAAAGTCAGATGCTGTTCGGCCTGCAACTCCTGTCTGCAACGTTATCCCTTGTGGCGAAGACAGCAACGATACAAATTGCTCCGGCTCCACTATTGAGCTAGAAATCAACAGGAGCATTGCATTATTTGACGACGACCCTGAGAAAACAAACCGAGTAAGCAGTATGCGAGAACTGCTTAATACTACTGCAATAGCTGTTACAGAATTGGAAGAACAAGGTTCTGACATAGAATTAGAAGGTTCTCCTAACTTGATACATCCAGAACCAATCCCTTCAACAGCTACACACCTACGTCATTCTCCGAACGAATTAGAAACATTCCAATGTTCGGAATGCATGAAACAGGTGCCTGTGAATATGTTTGATACACATGCAGATTACCATCTCGCTTTGAAGCTACGCGATGAAGAGAGACAGCAAGTGCGAAATGAGAGACTGAAGCCAATTCCGAAAACTGTTGTAAATAGTGACAGTTCCGCGAAAAAGAAACAAGTTGAAGTAAAGAACGAATCCGTGTGTTCAATTGCAAGTTTTCTCGTTAAGGTGGATAATAACGTACCTACAGAAAAATGTGGAGAGTGTGGAAAGAGGGTACCGGTAGAAAAGTTGACAGAGCATTTAGATTTTCACGAGGCCCGGAAACTGAGTAGACAGTTGAACGCGAAACCTAGTCCCGTAGTACCGACAAACATTAAGCGGAAAAGAAGTTCTGGATCACCAGTAAAGAAGACGAAAATGCCCTGCAAATCTATACAGTCTTTCTTTGGCTCTAATAGGTGA
- the LOC134742226 gene encoding mediator of RNA polymerase II transcription subunit 9 produces MMESNTDNPERNNFTPLSVQEVDVDILPIVYEIIRSVERDFHDNSAKVRESQECSLKVLELQKKLDYARSQIRRLPGIEYNKQDQIKQFEVLRTQLQLKRELLQKYQNMCSIETSFK; encoded by the exons ATGATGGAAAGCAACACCGACAATCCCGAAAGAAATAATTTCACCCCATTATCTGTGCAAGAAGTAGACGTAGATATTTTACCAATAGTATACGAAATCATACGAAG TGTCGAGCGTGATTTCCACGACAACTCTGCAAAGGTGCGAGAATCCCAGGAGTGCAGTCTGAAGGTTCTTGAACTACAAAAGAAGCTCGATTACGCTAGATCTCAG ATAAGGCGTTTACCAGGAATTGAGTACAACAAGCAAGATCAAATCAAGCAGTTTGAGGTGCTCCGGACACAACTGCAACTGAAGAGAGAACTACTCCAGAAGTACCAGAATATGTGCTCAATTGAAACTTCCTTCAAGTGA
- the LOC134742230 gene encoding fidgetin-like protein 1 isoform X2 yields the protein MDNSKTYYGTAPEDTYGNHLSTVNKTNLQHYKVSLESSTNASSNILLKDVWNSHMDLCKEKAWDQITNSANLLLQNNDTSNMKTWKSSLGDKQESMEAPPAIADDRLKHIDPKMIELIESEIIDKGTPIGWDDIAGLHLVKSVIQEAVVWPLLRPDIFTGLRRPPKGILLFGPPGTGKTLIGKCVAAQCRATFFSISASSLTSKWIGDGEKMVRALFAVARVHQPAVIFIDEIDSLLTQRSDSEHEATRRIKTEFLVQFDGAATGEEERLLIVGATNRPQELDEAARRRLVKRLYVPLPDADAREQIINNLLKCENNALSAADVNEVAHLTDGYSGADMKSLCSEAAMGPVRAVPLSQICTIDRDKVRPVTVQDFKNALKRVRPSVSQDDLGQYVHWNNTYGQGF from the exons ATGGATAATTCCAAAACGTATTACGGAACTGCTCCGGAGGATACTTATGGAAATCATTTGTCTACAGTCAACAAAACAAACTTGCAACATTACAAAGTTTCTCTTGAAAG CTCAACTAATGCATCTTCCAACATTCTGTTGAAAGATGTTTGGAATTCCCACATGGATCTATGCAAAGAAAAAGCTTGGGATCAAATTACCAATTCTGCTAACTTATTGCTGCAAAATAATGATACAAGTAACATGAAAACATGGAAAAGCTCACTTGG GGATAAGCAAGAAAGTATGGAGGCACCTCCAGCAATAGCTGATGATAGGCTGAAGCACATTGACCCCAAAATGATAGAACTCATTGAGAGTGAGATCATTGATAAGGGAACACCTATTG GCTGGGACGACATAGCAGGCCTGCATCTGGTAAAGTCGGTGATCCAAGAAGCCGTGGTGTGGCCGCTACTGCGGCCCGACATCTTCACGGGGCTGCGGCGCCCGCCCAAGGGCATCCTGCTCTTCGGCCCGCCTGGCACTGGGAAAACACTCATTG GGAAATGTGTAGCGGCGCAATGCCGCGCGACTTTCTTCAGTATCTCAGCGTCGTCTCTCACTTCGAAATGGATCGGAGACGGGGAGAAGATGGTGCGCGCGCTGTTCGCCGTGGCCAGAGTACACCAACCTGCT GTGATATTCATAGATGAAATTGACTCGTTGCTGACCCAGAGAAGTGACAGCGAACATGAAGCTACCAGGAGAATCAAGACTGAATTCCTTGTGCAGTTTGATGGAGCTGCTACAG GTGAGGAGGAGCGGCTGCTGATAGTCGGCGCCACCAACCGGCCGCAGGAGCTGGACGAAGCGGCTCGTCGGCGCCTCGTCAAGCGTCTCTACGTGCCGCTGCCCGATGCCGAT GCCCGTGAACAGATAATCAATAACCTGCTAAAGTGTGAGAACAACGCCCTGTCCGCCGCGGACGTGAACGAGGTGGCGCATCTAACGGACGGCTACTCGGGCGCCGACATGAAGTCGCTGTGCTCCGAGGCCGCCATGGGGCCGGTGCGGGCTGTGCCGCTGTCACAGATCTGTACTATTGACCGTGATAAG GTACGTCCAGTGACCGTGCAAGACTTTAAAAACGCGCTTAAACGCGTCCGGCCCAGCGTGTCGCAGGACGACCTTGGCCAGTATGTTCACTGGAACAACACTTACGGCCAAGGGTTTTGA
- the LOC134742231 gene encoding josephin-2: MSAKPTIYHEKQVKELCALHALNNLFQVRGTFSKNELDGICSRLSPNVWINPHRSMLGLGNYDINVIMAALQLKGCEAVWFDKRKDPGCLDLSNICGFILNVPSDYKFGFVMLPLRRRHWIAIRQIQGNFYNLDSKLDAPQLIGRSSDLIAYLKQQMECKEKELFVVVSKEVEEKQLWMNQFTVTSPTHSAPLNHCDSPDSVSDTSNPYESKNDSVECLQIHEVRNCSLAVNDF, translated from the exons ATGTCTGCAAAACCGACGATTTACCATGAAAAACAAGTTAAAGAACTGTGCGCGCTGCACGCACTTAACAATTTATTCCAG GTGCGCGGGACATTTTCGAAGAACGAGCTGGACGGGATCTGCAGCCGGCTGTCGCCGAACGTGTGGATCAACCCGCACCGCTCCATGCTGGGGCTGGGCAACTACGACATCAACGTGATCATGGCGGCGCTGCAGCTGAAGGGCTGCGAGGCCGTGTGGTTCGACAAGAGGAA AGACCCGGGCTGCCTTGACCTATCAAACATCTGTGGGTTCATTCTGAATGTGCCCTCTGACTACAAGTTTGGCTTCGTCATGCTGCCCCTGCGCCGACGTCACTGGATCGCCATCCGTCAGATCCAGGGAAACTTCTACAACTTGGACTCCAAGTTGGACGCGCCCCAGCTCATTGGAAGA AGCAGTGATCTTATAGCCTACCTAAAGCAACAGATGGAGTGTAAAGAAAAAGAGCTCTTTGTGGTCGTAAGCAAGGAAGTAGAAGAAAAGCAGCTCTGGATGAACCAGTTCACCGTCACCTCGCCAACCCACAGCGCCCCCCTCAACCACTGTGACAGCCCCGACAGCGTTTCAGACACCAGTAACCCGTATGAGTCTAAAAATGATAGTGTGGAGTGTCTTCAAATTCATGAAGTGCGGAACTGTTCTTTGGCAGTTAATGACTTTTAA
- the LOC134742228 gene encoding ATP-dependent RNA helicase DHX8 — MDEVAKLEHLSLVSKICTELDNHLGLNDKDLAEFIIDLADKNPTFDAFKKALTENGAEFSDSFMTNLLRIIQHMKPTNSKPETNEKEIVNKNPLANKFPGLAIPNEKPVFSSDEESEDEKDKKKRLTTKEIFKDEKNKSSNDNVVDQTMAELEALAPSNSGTKKAEGKKEDDRKRVRSSSIDRKDGRSRRRDGSRDRRRSRSRHRRSRSRDKRSRSRDRRSRSRDRRRRSRSRQRHRSKSRDKDRRRRSRGRRSKSRERRSPSRDRDQKDRYGDFGKKVRRKSPEVEMSDDPEPGKIYNGRVANIVPFGCFVQIEGVRKRWEGLVHISQLRNEGRVTNASDVVSRGDKVKIKVLSVTGQKVSLTMKDVCQDTGKDLNPTSHAHLEAEREGRNPDRPAPAAAVLAGLQGALDPDDDSSRKRVTRVSSPERWEIKQMISSGVIDKSELPDFDEETGLLPKEEDGEADIEIELVEDEPPFLQGHGRALHDLSPVRIVKNPDGSLAQAAMMQSALAKERREQKMIQREAEMESLPTGLNKNWIDPLPESDGRALAANMRGTGITPQDLPEWKKHVIGGKKSSFGKKTNLSLLEQRQSLPIYKLRDELTKAVSDNQILIVIGETGSGKTTQITQYLAECGLTARGKIACTQPRRVAAMSVAKRVAEEFGCRLGQEVGYTIRFEDCTSPETVIKYMTDGMLLRECLMDLDLKSYSVIMLDEAHERTIHTDVLFGLLKQAVQKRPELKLIVTSATLDAVKFSQYFFEAPIFTIPGRTFPVEVLYTKEPETDYLDASLITVMQIHLREPPGDVLLFLTGQEEIDTACEILYERMKSLGPDVPELIILPVYSALPSEMQTRIFEPAPPGSRKVVIATNIAETSLTIDGIYYVVDPGFVKQKVYNSKTGMDSLVVTPISQAAAKQRAGRAGRTGPGKCYRLYTERAYRDEMLPTPVPEIQRTNLATTVLQLKTMGINDLLHFDFMDAPPVESLIMALEQLHSLSALDQEGLLTRLGRRMAEFPLEPNLSKILIMSVALQCSDEILTIVSMLSVQNVFYRPKDKQALADQKKAKFNQPEGDHLTLLAVFNSWRNNKFSNAWCYENFVQIRTLKRAQDVRKQLLGIMDRHKLDVVSAAKNTVRIQKTICSGFFRNAAKKDPQEGYRTLVDSQVVYIHPSSALFNRQPEWVIYHELVQTTKEYMREVTTIDPKWLVEFAPAFFKFSDPTKLSKFKKNQRLEPLYNKYEEPNAWRISRVRRRRN; from the exons atggATGAAGTTGCTAAATTAGAACACTTGTCCTTGgtgtcaaaaatatgcacagaatTGGACAATCATTTAGGATTGAATGACAAGGATTTgg CCGAGTTTATAATTGACTTAGCAGACAAGAACCCTACTTTCGACGCATTCAAGAAGGCTCTCACAGAAAATGGGGCTGAATTCTCAGATTCATTCATGACGAATTTGCTTCGGATCATCCAGCACATGAAACCGACAAACTCTAAGCCTGAAACTAATGAAAAAGAAATAGTGAATAAGAATCCCTTAGCCAACAAGTTTCCAGGCCTGGCTATACCCAATGAGAAACCAGTTTTCTCGTCAGATGAAGAAAGTGAGGATGAAAAAGATAAGAAAAAAAGGCTTACAACAAAAGAGATATTCAAGGATGAGAAAAACAAATCTTCAAATGACAATGTAGTTGATCAAACTATGGCAGAGTTAGAAGCATTAGCTCCATCTAATTCTGGGACTAAAAAGGCAGAGGGTAAGAAGGAGGATGATCGCAAAAGAGTACGCAGTAGCAGTATAGATCGTAAAGATGGGAGGAGTAGGAGGAGAGACGGTTCTAGGGACAGGAGAAGAAGTAGGAGCAGACATAGGAGAAGTCGCAGTAGAGATAAAAGAAGCAGAAGCAGGGACAGAAGGAGTAGAAGTAGGGATAGAAGACGTAGGTCTAGGAGCAGACAGCGGCACAGATCCAAGTCCAGGGACAAGGACAGACGCAGGAGGTCACGGGGCAGGCGCTCCAAGTCTCGGGAGCGCAGGTCTCCTTCTCGTGACAGAGATCAGAAGGATAGATATGGTGACTTTGGCAAGAAAGTTAGAAGAAAGAGTCCTGAAGTTGAAATGAGTGATGACCCAGAGCCAGGAAAG ATATACAATGGGCGAGTGGCGAATATAGTCCCTTTTGGCTGCTTCGTCCAAATAGAAGGAGTGAGGAAGCGCTGGGAGGGGCTGGTACACATCTCACAGCTGCGTAATGAGGGCCGCGTCACCAATGCGTCTGATGTCGTCTCTCGCGGGGACAAAGTCAAG ATCAAAGTTCTGTCGGTCACTGGACAAAAGGTATCTCTCACAATGAAGGATGTCTGCCAGGACACAGGCAAGGATCTCAACCCCACATCACACGCGCATTTAGAG GCGGAGCGCGAGGGCCGCAACCCGGACCGGCCGGCGCCCGCGGCCGCGGTGCTGGCGGGGCTGCAGGGCGCGCTCGACCCCGACGACGACTCCAGCCGCAAGCGCGTCACCAGGGTCTCCAGTCCCGAGCGGTGGGAGATCAAACAG ATGATATCATCAGGCGTAATAGACAAGAGCGAACTACCGGACTTCGATGAAGAAACCGGTCTACTGCCCAAAGAAGAGGATGGCGAAGCCGACATAGAGATAGAACTAGTAGAAGACGAGCCACCCTTCCTACAGGGCCACGGGAGAGCGCTCCATGATCTATCCCCTGTAAGGATAGTCAAGAACCCCGACGGTTCACTAGCACAAGCTGCCATGATGCAGTCAGCTTTAGCGAAAGAAAGAAGGGAACAGAAGATGATACAGAGAGAGGCTGAAATGGAAAGCTTACCTACCGGCTTGAACAAAAACTGGATAGATCCGCTACCGGAATCTGATGGTAGAGCCTTAGCAGCCAATATGAGGGGTACTGGTATCACGCCGCAGGATTTACCAGAGTGGAAGAAGCATGTGATTGGAGGGAAGAAATCTTCGTTTGGTAAGAAGACGAATTTGTCACTGCTGGAGCAGAGGCAATCGCTCCCGATCTATAAGCTGAGGGATGAGTTGACTAAG GCCGTCTCCGACAACCAAATCCTCATAGTGATCGGCGAGACCGGGTCAGGCAAGACGACCCAAATCACCCAGTACCTCGCCGAGTGCGGCCTCACGGCGCGCGGCAAGATCGCCTGCACGCAACCCAGGAGGGTCGCCGCCATGTCCGTGGCTAAAAGAGTGGCTGAGGAGTTTGGGTGCCGACTGGGACAAGAAGTTGGTTACACTATTCGATTTGAAGACTGCACCAGCCCTGAGACTGTTATCAA GTACATGACAGACGGCATGTTGCTCCGCGAGTGCCTCATGGACCTGGACCTAAAGTCCTACTCCGTGATCATGCTGGACGAGGCGCACGAGCGCACCATCCACACCGACGTCCTCTTCGGCCTCCTCAAGCAAGCCGTGCAAAAACGACCCGAACTCAAACTCATTGTCACCTCCGCCACTCTGGACGCTGTCAAATTCTCCCAATACTTCTTTGAGGCACCAATCTTTACTATCCCTGGCAGAACTTTCCCCGTTGAAGTTTTATACACTAAAGAACCAGAAACTGATTACTTGGATGCTTCATTAATAACAGTCATGCAGATACATTTGAGAGAACCGCCTGGAGATGTACTCCTCTTTTTGACCGGTCAAGAGGAGATTGATACGGCATGTGAGATACTCTACGAGAGGATGAAATCTCTAGGCCCTGATGTGCCTGAACTGATCATTTTGCCAGTGTATTCCGCCCTGCCTTCGGAAATGCAGACCCGTATTTTCGAGCCCGCCCCGCCCGGGTCCCGTAAGGTGGTGATAGCTACGAACATTGCGGAGACTTCTTTGACTATAGACGGGATATACTATGTGGTGGATCCTGGTTTTGTGAAGCAGAAGGTGTATAATTCGAAGACCGGTATGGACTCGCTGGTTGTCACGCCGATTTCGCAG GCCGCCGCGAAGCAGCGCGCCGGACGCGCCGGGCGCACCGGCCCCGGCAAGTGCTACCGGCTCTACACCGAGCGCGCCTACCGCGACGAGATGCTGCCCACGCCCGTGCCGGAGATACAGCGCACCAACCTCGCCACCACCGTGCTGCAGTTGAAGACTATGGGCATCAATGATCTACTCCACTTCGACTTTATGGACGCGCCGCCGGTCGAGTCGCTCATTATGGCCCTAGAACAACTGCACTCGCTGTCCGCGTTGGATCAGGAGGGGCTGCTGACGCGGCTCGGTCGCAGG ATGGCCGAATTCCCTCTAGAACCCAACCTCTCGAAGATCCTAATCATGTCCGTAGCCCTCCAATGCTCCGACGAGATCCTCACCATAGTGTCCATGCTCAGCGTCCAGAACGTGTTCTACCGGCCGAAGGACAAGCAGGCCCTCGCCGACCAGAAGAAAGCCAAGTTCAACCAGCCGGAGGGCGACCATCTGACGCTGTTGGCTGTGTTCAACAGTTGGAGGAATAATAAGTTTTCGAACGCGTGGTGCTATGAGAACTTCGTGCAGATTCGGACGCTGAAGCGGGCGCAGGATGTGAGGAAACAGCTGCTTGGGATTATGGACAG GCACAAATTGGACGTAGTCTCTGCCGCGAAGAACACCGTCCGCATTCAGAAGACGATCTGCTCCGGGTTCTTCCGGAACGCGGCCAAGAAGGACCCTCAGGAGGGCTACCGGACTCTGGTGGACAGCCAGGTGGTCTACATCCATCCTTCCAGCGCGCTTTTTAACAGACAGCCCGAGTG GGTAATCTACCACGAGCTAGTCCAAACGACGAAGGAGTACATGCGGGAAGTGACGACCATCGACCCCAAGTGGCTCGTAGAGTTCGCGCCCGCCTTCTTCAAGTTCTCCGACCCCACCAAGCTGTCCAAGTTCAAGAAGAACCAGCGTCTGGAACCGTTGTATAATAAGTACGAGGAGCCCAATGCGTGGAGAATATCGCGTGTGCGGCGTAGGAGGAACTAG
- the LOC134742230 gene encoding fidgetin-like protein 1 isoform X1: MDNSKTYYGTAPEDTYGNHLSTVNKTNLQHYKVSLESSTNASSNILLKDVWNSHMDLCKEKAWDQITNSANLLLQNNDTSNMKTWKSSLGKFTDPETLFEQSIPACKSCTSNTSQSMSLQQLMNSDCKCIIPKVETKRIEKENVYENKKSLFVKTLHSNSSSYEMNSGEEQRPLFKPKFGRPKSVVKNFLPKPISQEMEIDLTKEEEEAKTHKANVAKITFKTAKDCLFAANPAAKRTLGTSRKAQAKFVSPMIGAQDKQESMEAPPAIADDRLKHIDPKMIELIESEIIDKGTPIGWDDIAGLHLVKSVIQEAVVWPLLRPDIFTGLRRPPKGILLFGPPGTGKTLIGKCVAAQCRATFFSISASSLTSKWIGDGEKMVRALFAVARVHQPAVIFIDEIDSLLTQRSDSEHEATRRIKTEFLVQFDGAATGEEERLLIVGATNRPQELDEAARRRLVKRLYVPLPDADAREQIINNLLKCENNALSAADVNEVAHLTDGYSGADMKSLCSEAAMGPVRAVPLSQICTIDRDKVRPVTVQDFKNALKRVRPSVSQDDLGQYVHWNNTYGQGF; encoded by the exons ATGGATAATTCCAAAACGTATTACGGAACTGCTCCGGAGGATACTTATGGAAATCATTTGTCTACAGTCAACAAAACAAACTTGCAACATTACAAAGTTTCTCTTGAAAG CTCAACTAATGCATCTTCCAACATTCTGTTGAAAGATGTTTGGAATTCCCACATGGATCTATGCAAAGAAAAAGCTTGGGATCAAATTACCAATTCTGCTAACTTATTGCTGCAAAATAATGATACAAGTAACATGAAAACATGGAAAAGCTCACTTGG caaATTCACAGACCCTGAGACATTATTTGAACAATCAATACCGGCCTGCAAAAGCTGCACCTCTAATACCTCTCAAAGTATGTCTCTACAGCAGCTCATGAACTCAGATTGCAAATGTATTATCCCAAAAGTTGAAACGAAAAGAATAGAGAAAGAAAATGTCTATGAAAACAAAAAATCATTATTTGTCAAAACTCTACATTCAAATAGTTCGAGTTATGAAATGAACTCGGGTGAGGAGCAGAGGCCATTATTTAAGCCAAAATTTGGGCGTCCGAAGTCTGTAGTTAAAAACTTTTTACCAAAACCAATATCTCAAGAAATGGAGATAGACCTTACAAAAGAAGAGGAAGAGGCCAAAACCCATAAAGCAAATGTGGCTaagattacatttaaaactGCCAAGGATTGTTTGTTTGCTGCTAATCCGGCTGCCAAGAGGACTTTGGGCACTTCCCGGAAGGCTCAAGCAAAGTTTGTTTCACCCATGATTGGAGCCCA GGATAAGCAAGAAAGTATGGAGGCACCTCCAGCAATAGCTGATGATAGGCTGAAGCACATTGACCCCAAAATGATAGAACTCATTGAGAGTGAGATCATTGATAAGGGAACACCTATTG GCTGGGACGACATAGCAGGCCTGCATCTGGTAAAGTCGGTGATCCAAGAAGCCGTGGTGTGGCCGCTACTGCGGCCCGACATCTTCACGGGGCTGCGGCGCCCGCCCAAGGGCATCCTGCTCTTCGGCCCGCCTGGCACTGGGAAAACACTCATTG GGAAATGTGTAGCGGCGCAATGCCGCGCGACTTTCTTCAGTATCTCAGCGTCGTCTCTCACTTCGAAATGGATCGGAGACGGGGAGAAGATGGTGCGCGCGCTGTTCGCCGTGGCCAGAGTACACCAACCTGCT GTGATATTCATAGATGAAATTGACTCGTTGCTGACCCAGAGAAGTGACAGCGAACATGAAGCTACCAGGAGAATCAAGACTGAATTCCTTGTGCAGTTTGATGGAGCTGCTACAG GTGAGGAGGAGCGGCTGCTGATAGTCGGCGCCACCAACCGGCCGCAGGAGCTGGACGAAGCGGCTCGTCGGCGCCTCGTCAAGCGTCTCTACGTGCCGCTGCCCGATGCCGAT GCCCGTGAACAGATAATCAATAACCTGCTAAAGTGTGAGAACAACGCCCTGTCCGCCGCGGACGTGAACGAGGTGGCGCATCTAACGGACGGCTACTCGGGCGCCGACATGAAGTCGCTGTGCTCCGAGGCCGCCATGGGGCCGGTGCGGGCTGTGCCGCTGTCACAGATCTGTACTATTGACCGTGATAAG GTACGTCCAGTGACCGTGCAAGACTTTAAAAACGCGCTTAAACGCGTCCGGCCCAGCGTGTCGCAGGACGACCTTGGCCAGTATGTTCACTGGAACAACACTTACGGCCAAGGGTTTTGA